Below is a window of Candidatus Methylomirabilota bacterium DNA.
GGGGATGCCCGCCTCCAGGACCCCGAGCACCCCTTCAACCAGGCGGCCTACGAAGGCGCCGCGATCCTCCTCGCCGGCCTGAACTTCGGCTGCGGGTCTTCGCGCGAGCACGCGCCGGAAGCGCTCCGACGCTGGGGCATTCGCGGGATCGTGGGAGGGTCCTTTGCCGAGATCTTCTTCGGGAATTGCACGGCGCTCGGCATCCCGTGCGTCACCGCCGACATGGCCGACATCGACGGTCTCATGAAGACGGTCGGCCGGGAGCCCGGGCAGGAGATCGTGCTCGATCTGGAGCGCCTGGAGGTCCGCTGTGGCGGGCGAACGATTCCCGTCCGGATGCCCGAGGGGGCCCGGCAGCAGCTCCTCGGCGGCACCTGGGACGCGACCGGCGTCCTCCTGGAGGCCGGCGGCGCGATCGAGCAGGTGGCCGGCCGTCTTCCCTACGTCGCCGGCTTCTGAGTCGACTTTCTGAGCCGGGACGCCACCGGGCTCAGCCGCTCGTCCGCTTCAGTCCTTCGAGCGCGTCGGCATAGCCGGGCCGCAGCGTGAGCGCCTTTTCGAACGCCGCGCGCGCCTCCGTCTTCTGTCCGAGGTTCAGGTGGACCCACCCGACGCCGTTGTAGAGCCCGTACCAGTCGGGCCGGGCCTGAATGGCCTTCTCGAACATGCCGAGCGCCTCGTGGTAGCGCCCCACGTAATAGAGACTCCACGCGACCTTGACGCGGACGGCAGGGAGCTCCGGAGAGGTGTCCGCCGCCTGGCGCTCGAGGCGCTCCAGCGCGCTGCCGAGCGGTCCGAGGGCCTCGTCGTATCGGCCGAGCTCGAACCGGGCGATGCCGAGACCGATGAGCGCGTCGACGTAGCTCGGATTCCGGTAAAGCGCGCTGAGGAACGCCTGGCCGGCGAGATGGAGCCGACCGAGGCGCAGACGGCTCCACCCGAGGCCGTCGTACAGGCCCTCCCACATCGGCTGGCGGCGCAGCGTCGTCTTGAAGACGATGATCGCCGCGCGGTGGTGTCCCAGGAAGTACTCGGACCAGCCGAGCAGGGCCCGGGCGTCGTCGTGATCGGGGTCCAGGCTCACCGCGTTCGCGAGGCGCGCGCGAGCTCCCGAGTAGTCACGGGTCTCGTAGAGCGCCTTGCCCTGCTCGAAGGCCGCCTGAGCCCGGCTGCCACGACGCAATCCCTGGAAGAGCCCCCCCGACGCTTCCTTCGGCGCCACGGGGTCCTCGGGCCGGTCGCTCGCCTCCTCGGCGGCTTCGCGCGCCCGCTCGGCGGCGGCCCGGGTAATGTCGGCGGCGCGCCTGGCGGCCGCGTCGGCTTCGGGCGTAGGACTCTTCGCCGCACGGGCCGCGACGGCTGTCGTCTCGTCGGCCGCCGTCCTGGCCTCCTGGGCGGCATCCATCGCGACCCGGGCCGCGTCGCGGGCCGCCTCGGCGACCGCGCGCGCCGTGGGCTCGCGGGGTGGCCCTGTCGAGCGGGTCGCGTCAGCGGCGGCGCGGGTCGCCGCGCGGGCCGCCTCCTCTGCCGCCCGGGCGGCCGCGTCGGGCTCGAGCTCGCGGGCGCTGATCGCGGGCCGGGCCGAGGGCGAGCGCGGCAGCTCCCGATCGGAGCCCGAGACGGCCGCGACCATGCTGCCATGGCCCTCGGATTCAGCGGCCACGACCCCGGCGCCACGCGCGCTGCTCCCCGACGACGCTCCGGCCGACCCGCCGATGCTGGAGCCGGCGCCTTGTGAGCTGCCGCCGCTCCCTATGCTCCCGGAACCGATGCCGGACCCAGAGCCGGCGCTCCCGCCGCCACCCGAGTTGGATCCGCCGCCGGAACCGCCACCGCCTTGCCCGCCATCCCCCTTGCCGGCATCGCCCTTCCCGGCGTCGCCCTTCCCGCCGTCACCTTTCCCGCCGTCGCCTTTCCCGCCGTCGCCTTTCCCCCCGCCGGCGTCACCCTTGCCGTCACCTTTTCCGCCGCCGCCGTCGCCTTTTCCCCCGCCGCCGTCACCCTTTCCGCCATCGCCCTTCCCGCCGCCATCCCCGCCGCCCGCGGCCAGTGCCGAATCAGCACCGAACGGGACGTGCAGATCGGCAACGGTGCCGAAATAGACCGCAACCGAAAGCACCAGAACGACATTCAGCCAGGGTCGGCTCGACGACATGCGGCGCCCTCCTTCCCAAGTCTCGCTCGGACTCTCCGTCACGACCGCGAACGGACGAGACCGTGGCGCAGTTATGGCGAGGAGCAAGCCAGATGCCGCCTAGGGTCCGGGCCCGCGCGCGTCAGGCCGTTGTCTTGCATGAGCGTATGGGGCGTGGCTACTCCCGAATTCGAAGGCATCGCGCGGCATTGTTTCAACCTGGACACCAGGCGGCGCCCCGGACGGCGCAGCGGAGGGCGTTCGCTATGACGACGAGGTCGACCAGATGATACGGTTCATTCCTCCGGCTCGGGAAGAGGGGAGCCGGGAGGTCGTTTCTCGCTGGTCGCGGGTCGGCGCGGCAGTCATCATGGCCGGTTTCGCGGCCTTCGCCATCGCCTGGCTCGCGTCCACGCCGCAACCGGCACGTCGAGTCGGGCAGGACCCGGCGGCGCTGCCGGCGGGCTCGTCGCAGAACAAGCTCTCGGCTCCTCGCGCGCAGGAGGCGGCTACCGTCTCCACCGGGGGAAAGGCCCGCCCGGCTGCGCCAGTGGCCGAGTCGGGGCAAGCGGAGACACGCCCTGCGCCACCCGTGACGCAGTCGCCGCCGGCTCGGGCGCGGGCCGCGGCCGACCCGGCTGCGCGCCCGGCTGTGACGGCACGCGCCCAGACACGCGGGCGGCCGTCCGAGGACCCGGAGGCCCGGCGCGCACCGCTGGCATCAGCGCCGGCCGCTCCGCCGACCCGGACGCCGGAGGGCAGCGGGAACGCCTCCTCCGCTGAGGCACCGGTCACCCCGGCGGCTGCGGTGGGCAGCGCCTCGTCGCCGAGGGACGGGCACACGTCCGAGGATGCGGTGGCTTCGGTCGATGGCGCGCCCGCTCCGGTCATGCCGGCGCCACCGTTGCCGGCATTGCAGGGGCAGGGGAGGGCGCCAGGTCAGGTGACCGCGCCGACCGTGGACCAGACTGGAGCCGAGCAGCGCGCGGCTGAACAGCGTGAGGCGGAGCGGCGGGCCGCGGCCGAGCGCCAGGCGGCCGAGCAGCGCGCGGCCGAGCAGCAGGAGGCGGAGCGGCGGGCCGCGGCCGAGCGCCAGGCGGCCGAGCGACGGACGGCCGAGCAGCGCACGGCCGGGCGTCCCACGGCGGAGGAGGGGGAGGGAACCGCGGCACGGTCCACTCCCAAGCAG
It encodes the following:
- the leuD gene encoding 3-isopropylmalate dehydratase small subunit; its protein translation is MSGTPVTAGHIRRQIVGRAIPLPGNDLDTDRIIPARYLKSVTFEGLEQHVFGDARLQDPEHPFNQAAYEGAAILLAGLNFGCGSSREHAPEALRRWGIRGIVGGSFAEIFFGNCTALGIPCVTADMADIDGLMKTVGREPGQEIVLDLERLEVRCGGRTIPVRMPEGARQQLLGGTWDATGVLLEAGGAIEQVAGRLPYVAGF
- a CDS encoding tetratricopeptide repeat protein, encoding MAAESEGHGSMVAAVSGSDRELPRSPSARPAISARELEPDAAARAAEEAARAATRAAADATRSTGPPREPTARAVAEAARDAARVAMDAAQEARTAADETTAVAARAAKSPTPEADAAARRAADITRAAAERAREAAEEASDRPEDPVAPKEASGGLFQGLRRGSRAQAAFEQGKALYETRDYSGARARLANAVSLDPDHDDARALLGWSEYFLGHHRAAIIVFKTTLRRQPMWEGLYDGLGWSRLRLGRLHLAGQAFLSALYRNPSYVDALIGLGIARFELGRYDEALGPLGSALERLERQAADTSPELPAVRVKVAWSLYYVGRYHEALGMFEKAIQARPDWYGLYNGVGWVHLNLGQKTEARAAFEKALTLRPGYADALEGLKRTSG